The nucleotide sequence ATGATGCAAAATATTCATTAGCTTCTTTTAAGCAAGCGGTTATTGAACAATTAAAAGATTGTTATGGTGACAATGTGGAAGTTGGCAACAAAGCTATAGTTGTGAAGGGCGATGGGAGCAGTAGACTCGATTGTGATGTAGTTGTATGTAATCCGTATAGAAAATATAATTCGTATTCTTCATTAAATAAGTCAGACTATATTGAAGGAATTATTTTCAATACAGAACATGATGTCCCTCAAAAAACAATCATAAATTATCCAAAGGTTCACTTAAAAAATGGTAGTATAAAAAACCGCCAAGAGAATACAAATGGAAATTTTAAGCCTTCAGTTAGAGTGCTAAAAAACATTAAAGCATCTATGGTAGACAAAGGTTACATAACCAAAGAACTTGCACCTTCCTACTTCTTAGAATGTCTAATTTATAATTCAGAAAACACGAATTTTCGATTTAACACATATCAAGAAATAGCAGTTTCCATCATAAATCAGTTCAGCACAGATTTAAAGAATGGGGCGATGACAAATTACTTAGTACAAAATGAGCAACGGAAGCTTTTTGGTTCTGAAGACCAACAATGGAATATTGAGGATGCAACGACTTTCGTTAACCAACTAATTAAGTTTTGGAACGAATACTAATGGATAACGCTGAACTTAACATATTAGTTTTAGATGGTGGCGGCTCAAAAGGGGTCTATACTCTCGGTGTTTTAAAAGAGCTTGAATTAAAATTAGGCAGCCCTCTCTGTGAGCATTTTGGATTGATTTTTGGGACAAGCACAGGTTCAATTATTGCCGCTTTAATTGGGCTGGGATACCACATTAAAAAGATTGAAGAGCTCTACCTGACACTCATTCCAGAAATAATGGGAAAAAGCTCAAGGACAGGAAAAAGTGAAGCCATGGAAGAACAAGCCAAAAAGGTGTTTGGCGACAAAAAATTTGACTCTTTCAAAACGAATATTGGAATTGTAGCATTGAATTTTGAGACACAAATGCCCTTAATTTTCAAGACTAATATTGATCAGGCCCATGCCATGAAACAATCCTTCAAATCGGGGTTTGACCGCACCATAGAAACAGCTGTAAGATGCTCGTCTGCTGCTTATCCTTTTTTCAATAAAATGAAAATTAACACAGATAACCATGGAGAGATTGAAGTTGTTGATGGAGGATTTATTGCTAATAACTCTACACTCTATTCTATGGTCGATGCATACAAGGCTTTAGGATATAAAGAATCAAACATTCATCTTTTAAATGTTGGTGTTGGTCAGTACATAGAAAAGTCTTCAGGCCTTCGTTCTAAAATCTTAAAGAAGTTTGGCTTCTTTCAATTTATTGAACGAGTGCTAACCGCAAACACCAACAGTAATACACTTGTGGCCAAATTGCTCTTTCCTGAACTAGATATGCTAAGAATCAGTGACTCCTTTCCTGAACCACAGCATGGTACCAATATGTTTGAAGCAGATTTAAAGAAACTGAACAAAATGATTCAGCTAGGTCGATCTTCATACGCCAAGTATGAAAAAGATATAATTAAACTTTTAAGATTATAAAGAAAAGCACATCTGAATCTCGTTTTATGTGTCTCCCGAATCAAAACCCTTTGGTGAGACTTTGCTTCATTCACTAGCCTTCGATGATTTCAGCAAAATATATGGCTTATCAATTGACCGTTTAATAGATACTATTGGTATTATCAACTTTGCAATAATCTAAGAAAATGAGATTCTCTCACAAGCATTGATCCATACAGGATTCTGTCCATTCCATGATAAAATTAACAAACTCGTA is from Marinobacter alexandrii and encodes:
- a CDS encoding nucleotidyltransferase; this translates as MAIPERQLQTWSNQGAVQSSATTHRSVENCIKKVNWNDDVSYVTYLQGSYPNYTNIYGNSDVDLVVEFRSLFSKNLSALTQEQKRQFDSDYDDAKYSLASFKQAVIEQLKDCYGDNVEVGNKAIVVKGDGSSRLDCDVVVCNPYRKYNSYSSLNKSDYIEGIIFNTEHDVPQKTIINYPKVHLKNGSIKNRQENTNGNFKPSVRVLKNIKASMVDKGYITKELAPSYFLECLIYNSENTNFRFNTYQEIAVSIINQFSTDLKNGAMTNYLVQNEQRKLFGSEDQQWNIEDATTFVNQLIKFWNEY
- a CDS encoding patatin-like phospholipase family protein, with product MERILMDNAELNILVLDGGGSKGVYTLGVLKELELKLGSPLCEHFGLIFGTSTGSIIAALIGLGYHIKKIEELYLTLIPEIMGKSSRTGKSEAMEEQAKKVFGDKKFDSFKTNIGIVALNFETQMPLIFKTNIDQAHAMKQSFKSGFDRTIETAVRCSSAAYPFFNKMKINTDNHGEIEVVDGGFIANNSTLYSMVDAYKALGYKESNIHLLNVGVGQYIEKSSGLRSKILKKFGFFQFIERVLTANTNSNTLVAKLLFPELDMLRISDSFPEPQHGTNMFEADLKKLNKMIQLGRSSYAKYEKDIIKLLRL